Within the Plesiomonas shigelloides genome, the region ATTAAGCCACATCGTCAGCCTCCGCAGGCGCCTCTTCCGTGCCACGAATATACAAGCGATAGGCCACTTGGCCGGCAGTTTTCTCGCGGTGTAAGCGCCAGTTGTGCGGCACGGGCAGGTCGCCGGCCTCTAATTCGGCCTCGACATAGATATAAGCCCCTGCGCTGAGCCAATTATTTTGCTCTAACAGGCGACAGCAATCGTGCAGCATGCCGCGGCGAAAAGGTGGATCGATGAACACCACATCAAACGGCTGCCCCGGTTGAGCCAGATACTGCAGACTGTCGGTCTGAATCACCTTGGCTTGCTCGGATTTCAACAATTGCACGTTTTTTCGCAGCTGTTCGGCTACATTGCGCTCATATTCCAGCATAATGACTTCACTGGCATAGCGGGACAGCGCTTCTAACCCCAGCGCTCCGCTACCGGTAAAGCAATCGAGGCAGCGCGCCCCATGCAGCACCGGCGCCAGCCAGTTAAAGACGGTTTCCCGTACCCTGTCGGTGGTTGGGCGCAGGCCCGGACTGTCTGGGACGGGCAGTTTGCGTCCACGCCACTGTCCGCTGATAATCCGGATTTGACCGGTAGGATTTTTTGCTGTTGTCGGAGATCGTCTAGCCATACAATTTTTTGACCGCCAGGAAAGTGGTAAACTACGGGGTTCATTCAAGATTACATTCTAATTGCGCAGGGTCGTATTGCGAAATGACTAAAGAAAAGAAACGTGGATTTTGGTCGTGGCTGGGATTGGGCCGTAATAAAGAGCCGGAGTCTGTCGACGAACAGGCCACTGCGGATACGTCTGCTTCCCCAACCGAGGCCGTGACCTCGCCAGTCGAAGAGCATCAAGCTCAGGCCCCTGCGCAGTCGTCGGCTGATTCGTCTGTGGCCGCCGCGGTGGTTGCAGAAAGCGCGGCTAACGCGCCGGCGTCAGTTGACAGCGAGCCAGCGGAGGTTATGCCTGTTACTGAACAGCCTGAACAGCCTGAACAGCCTGAACAGCCTGAACAGCCTGAACAGCCTGAACAGCCTGAACAGCCTGAACAGCCTGAACAGCCTGAACAGCCTGAACAGCCTGAACAGCCTGAACAGCCTGAACAGCCTGAACAGCCTGAACAGCCTGAACAGCCTGAACAGCCTGAACAACCTCACTCCGAGCCGAAAGTCGACACTACGCCAGCGCCGCTGGCGGCTGAGGTGAGTGAACCGGTTGTCACTCAGGCGCCAGAAATGGTCAGTGAGCCCGTGAGCGAGCCGGTTGCTCCTGTGATTGAGAGCGCTACTCTGCCTGCAGAGCCAGAGCCAGAGCCAGAGCCAGAGCCAGAGCCAGAGCCAGAGCCAGAGCCAGAGCCAGAGCCAGAGCCAGAGCCAGAGCCAGAGCCAGAGCCAGAGCCAGAGCCAGAGCCAGAGCCAGAGCCCGAAATTCCGCCGGTTGTGGCCGTGGTCGCGCCGGCACACACTGAAGAAGCAGAAGCAGAAGCAGAAGCAGAAGCAGAAGCAGAAGCAGAAGCAGAAGCAGAAGCAGAAGCAGAAGCAGAAGCAGAAGCAGAAGCAGAAGCAGAAGAGCAGCCGCAAGAGCAAGAAAAGCCAACCAAAGAGGGCTTCTTTGCGCGCTTGAAGCGTAGCCTGCTGAAAACCAAACAGAATATCGGCACCGGCTTCTTTGGCCTGTTCCGAGGCAAGAAAATTGATGATGACCTGTTTGAAGAGCTGGAAGAGCAACTGCTGATTGCCGATGTTGGGGTGAGCACCACCTCGAAAATTATCGGTAATCTGACCCAGCATGCCAGCCGCAAGCAGCTGCGTGACGCGGAAGCTCTGTACGGGCTGCTGAAAGAAGAGATGTCCGACATTCTGACGCCGGTCGAAGCGCCGTTGCAGGTGGAAGGCCACACGCCGTACGTGATCCTGATGGTGGGCGTGAACGGTGTGGGTAAAACCACCACCATCGGTAAGCTGGCGCGTCAGTTCCAGTCGGAAGGCAAATCGGTGATGTTGGCGGCTGGGGATACCTTCCGTGCTGCGGCAGTTGAGCAGCTGCAAGTGTGGGGCCAGCGCAACAAGATCCCAGTGATTGCTCAGCATACCGGCGCTGATTCTGCTTCGGTTATCTATGACGCCATTCAGGCGGCCAAAGCGCGTGGCGTGGATGTACTGATCGCTGATACCGCCGGCCGTTTGCAGAATAAGAGTCACCTGATGGAAGAGTTGAAGAAGATCGTCCGGGTGATGAAGAAGATTGATGAGAATGCGCCGCATGAAATCATGCTGACGCTGGATGCCGGTACCGGTCAGAACGCGATTAGCCAAGCCAAGTTGTTCCAAGAAGCGGTTGGCTTAACCGGTATCACCCTGACCAAACTGGACGGCACAGCCAAAGGCGGCGTGATCTTTGCGATTGCCGATCAGTTTGGCATCCCAATCCGTTATATCGGGGTGGGTGAAGGCATCGAAGATTTGCGTCCGTTCCATGCCAAAGACTTTATCGAGGCACTGTTTGCCCGGGAGGAGTAAAGGATGATCCGTTTCCAGCAGGTCAGTAAAGCCTATCTTGGCGGCCGTCAGGCATTGCAGGGGGTCTCGTTTCACCTGCAACCCGGCGAGATGGCATTTTTAACCGGACATTCCGGGGCGGGGAAAAGTACCCTGCTCAAGCTGATCTGCGGGATCGAACGGCCAAGCGACGGCCAGATCTGGTTTGACGGCCATGAAATTTCGCACCTCAAACACCGTGAGGTGCCGTTCTTGCGCCGTCATATCGGCATGATCTTCCAAGATCACCGTCTGCTGATGGATCGTACCATCTACGAAAACGTGGCCTTACCGCTGGTGATCACCGGCAACAGTGCCGATGAGATTAAGCGTCG harbors:
- the ftsE gene encoding cell division ATP-binding protein FtsE; the protein is MIRFQQVSKAYLGGRQALQGVSFHLQPGEMAFLTGHSGAGKSTLLKLICGIERPSDGQIWFDGHEISHLKHREVPFLRRHIGMIFQDHRLLMDRTIYENVALPLVITGNSADEIKRRVSAALDKVGLLDKARCLPIQLSGGEQQRVGIARAVVNKPALLLADEPTGNLDDALSASILRLFEEFNRVGVTVLMATHDTQLIASKPYRLLTLEQGRLKETPRG
- the ftsY gene encoding signal recognition particle-docking protein FtsY, with product MPVTEQPEQPEQPEQPEQPEQPEQPEQPEQPEQPEQPEQPEQPEQPEQPEQPEQPEQPEQPEQPHSEPKVDTTPAPLAAEVSEPVVTQAPEMVSEPVSEPVAPVIESATLPAEPEPEPEPEPEPEPEPEPEPEPEPEPEPEPEPEPEPEPEPEPEIPPVVAVVAPAHTEEAEAEAEAEAEAEAEAEAEAEAEAEAEAEAEAEEQPQEQEKPTKEGFFARLKRSLLKTKQNIGTGFFGLFRGKKIDDDLFEELEEQLLIADVGVSTTSKIIGNLTQHASRKQLRDAEALYGLLKEEMSDILTPVEAPLQVEGHTPYVILMVGVNGVGKTTTIGKLARQFQSEGKSVMLAAGDTFRAAAVEQLQVWGQRNKIPVIAQHTGADSASVIYDAIQAAKARGVDVLIADTAGRLQNKSHLMEELKKIVRVMKKIDENAPHEIMLTLDAGTGQNAISQAKLFQEAVGLTGITLTKLDGTAKGGVIFAIADQFGIPIRYIGVGEGIEDLRPFHAKDFIEALFAREE
- the rsmD gene encoding 16S rRNA (guanine(966)-N(2))-methyltransferase; translated protein: MARRSPTTAKNPTGQIRIISGQWRGRKLPVPDSPGLRPTTDRVRETVFNWLAPVLHGARCLDCFTGSGALGLEALSRYASEVIMLEYERNVAEQLRKNVQLLKSEQAKVIQTDSLQYLAQPGQPFDVVFIDPPFRRGMLHDCCRLLEQNNWLSAGAYIYVEAELEAGDLPVPHNWRLHREKTAGQVAYRLYIRGTEEAPAEADDVA